From a region of the Molothrus ater isolate BHLD 08-10-18 breed brown headed cowbird chromosome 27, BPBGC_Mater_1.1, whole genome shotgun sequence genome:
- the NXPH3 gene encoding neurexophilin-3 isoform X1, with protein sequence MHLLPRSCVLLLLQGSIALLVFCAPEEPGKGADPGEPRARGRAPKLRELLSPKPLPGLSPAPPQNRTLLGPGSGSRELGAAPVNRPGLELGAAPVNRAGLELGAAPVNRAGLELGAAPVNRAGLELGAAPVNRPGPELGPRAQRDPRPAPGRLQKLFGWGDFYSNIKTVKLNLLITGKVVDHGNGSVNVFFQHNSTGHGNISVSLVPPTKAVQFDLEQQIFIEAKESKVFNCRVESEQVARARKTSLCTFDPAKTCSQEHTQSRAAWLCSQPFRAVCVYITFYSSDYRLVQKVQRAPEEGSQPLETGKSSGKGGKAARWCRCPGHPRLPQVPARQELGGVLPSQRLAGWAGASPHAGPVPRGARGCIPGGAIPAERARCAGTARDPRGG encoded by the exons ATGCATCTTCTTCCTCGGAGCTgcgtcctcctcctcctccagggcAGCATCGCGCTGCTG GTGTTCTGCGCTCCAGAGGAACCCGGGAAAGGAGCGGATCCAGGCGAGCCCCGGGCCCGCGGCAGAGCCCCGAAGCTGCGGGAGCTGCTCTCCCCAAAGCCCCTCCCGGGCCtgagcccggccccgccgcagaACCGGACCCTGCTGGGGCCGGGCAGCGGCTCCCGGGAGCTCGGGGCAGCCCCGGTGAACCGGCCCGGGCTGGAGCTCGGGGCGGCCCCGGTGAACCGGGCCGGGCTGGAGCTCGGGGCGGCCCCGGTGAACCGGGCCGGGCTGGAGCTCGGGGCGGCCCCGGTGAACCGGGCCGGGCTGGAGCTCGGGGCGGCCCCGGTGAACCGGCCCGGGCCGGAGCTCGGCCCCCGGGCACAGCGGGACCCGCGGCCGGCCCCGGGCAGGCTGCAGAAGCTTTTCGGCTGGGGAGACTTTTACTCCAACATCAAGACGGTGAAGCTGAACCTGCTGATCACGGGCAAGGTCGTGGATCACGGCAACGGCAGCGTCAACGTCTTCTTCCAGCACAACTCCACGGGCCACGGCAACATCTCCGTGAGCCTCGTGCCCCCCACCAAGGCCGTGCAGTTCGACCTGGAGCAGCAAATCTTCATCGAGGCCAAGGAGTCCAAGGTGTTCAACTGCCGCGTGGAGTCGGAGCAGGTGGCCCGGGCCAGGAAGACCTCGCTGTGCACCTTCGACCCGGCCAAGACGTGCTCGCAGGAGCACACGCAGAGCCGcgcagcctggctgtgctcgCAGCCCTTCCGCGCCGTGTGCGTGTACATCACCTTCTACAGCAGCGACTACCGCCTGGTGCAGAAG GTTCAAAGGGCTCCGGAGGAAGGGTCGCAGCCCCTGGAGACCGGGAAGAGCTcgggaaaggggggaaaagccGCCCGATGGTGCCGCTGCCCCGGGCACCCCCGGCTGCCCCAGGTCCCGGCTCGGCAGGAGCTCGGGGGAGTTCTCCCATCCCAAAGGCTCGCGGGATGGGCAGGGGCCTCTCCCCACGCCGGGCCGGTGCCgcggggggctcggggctgcATTCCCGGTGGAGCAATCCCGGCGGAGCGGGCCCGGTGTGCGGGAACAGCGAGGGATCCCCGCGGGGGCTGA
- the NXPH3 gene encoding neurexophilin-3 isoform X2: MHLLPRSCVLLLLQGSIALLVFCAPEEPGKGADPGEPRARGRAPKLRELLSPKPLPGLSPAPPQNRTLLGPGSGSRELGAAPVNRPGLELGAAPVNRAGLELGAAPVNRAGLELGAAPVNRAGLELGAAPVNRPGPELGPRAQRDPRPAPGRLQKLFGWGDFYSNIKTVKLNLLITGKVVDHGNGSVNVFFQHNSTGHGNISVSLVPPTKAVQFDLEQQIFIEAKESKVFNCRVESEQVARARKTSLCTFDPAKTCSQEHTQSRAAWLCSQPFRAVCVYITFYSSDYRLVQKVCPDYNAHSQRPYFPSG; this comes from the exons ATGCATCTTCTTCCTCGGAGCTgcgtcctcctcctcctccagggcAGCATCGCGCTGCTG GTGTTCTGCGCTCCAGAGGAACCCGGGAAAGGAGCGGATCCAGGCGAGCCCCGGGCCCGCGGCAGAGCCCCGAAGCTGCGGGAGCTGCTCTCCCCAAAGCCCCTCCCGGGCCtgagcccggccccgccgcagaACCGGACCCTGCTGGGGCCGGGCAGCGGCTCCCGGGAGCTCGGGGCAGCCCCGGTGAACCGGCCCGGGCTGGAGCTCGGGGCGGCCCCGGTGAACCGGGCCGGGCTGGAGCTCGGGGCGGCCCCGGTGAACCGGGCCGGGCTGGAGCTCGGGGCGGCCCCGGTGAACCGGGCCGGGCTGGAGCTCGGGGCGGCCCCGGTGAACCGGCCCGGGCCGGAGCTCGGCCCCCGGGCACAGCGGGACCCGCGGCCGGCCCCGGGCAGGCTGCAGAAGCTTTTCGGCTGGGGAGACTTTTACTCCAACATCAAGACGGTGAAGCTGAACCTGCTGATCACGGGCAAGGTCGTGGATCACGGCAACGGCAGCGTCAACGTCTTCTTCCAGCACAACTCCACGGGCCACGGCAACATCTCCGTGAGCCTCGTGCCCCCCACCAAGGCCGTGCAGTTCGACCTGGAGCAGCAAATCTTCATCGAGGCCAAGGAGTCCAAGGTGTTCAACTGCCGCGTGGAGTCGGAGCAGGTGGCCCGGGCCAGGAAGACCTCGCTGTGCACCTTCGACCCGGCCAAGACGTGCTCGCAGGAGCACACGCAGAGCCGcgcagcctggctgtgctcgCAGCCCTTCCGCGCCGTGTGCGTGTACATCACCTTCTACAGCAGCGACTACCGCCTGGTGCAGAAGGTGTGTCCCGACTACAACGCCCACAGCCAGCGGCCCTACTTCCCCTCGGGCTGA